The proteins below are encoded in one region of Neisseria bacilliformis:
- the dusB gene encoding tRNA dihydrouridine synthase DusB, which translates to MFAIADHIIDTPVALAPMAGITDKPFRALARQFGAGYAVSEMLNSDPALRQTKKSLHRSDFAGEAGIRAVQIAGSDPQKMAEAARYNVEQGAQIIDINMGCPVKKVCNVLAGSALLQNEKLVGDILRAVVAAAGVPVTLKTRLGYCEGSKNILAIAKTAEQAGIAAIAVHGRTREQMYKGSASYDLIAEVKQSVAIPVWANGDITSPQKAAEVLRQTGADGVMVGRAAQGRPWLFAQIRHFLRHGTPPAPLPFQTAADTMLRHLEAMYAFYGEAAGARIARKHIGWYVAPLAGGEAFRKHANTLDSAAAQYDAAAAFLENLACETPYWPNEN; encoded by the coding sequence ATGTTCGCCATTGCAGACCATATTATCGACACCCCCGTCGCCCTCGCGCCGATGGCGGGGATTACCGACAAGCCCTTCCGCGCCCTGGCGCGGCAGTTTGGCGCGGGCTATGCGGTCAGCGAGATGCTCAACAGCGACCCCGCGCTGCGGCAGACGAAAAAAAGCCTGCACCGCAGCGATTTTGCCGGCGAAGCGGGCATACGCGCGGTGCAGATTGCGGGCAGCGACCCGCAGAAAATGGCCGAAGCGGCGCGTTACAACGTGGAACAGGGCGCGCAAATCATCGACATCAATATGGGCTGCCCCGTGAAGAAGGTGTGCAATGTGCTGGCGGGCAGTGCCTTGTTGCAAAACGAAAAACTGGTGGGCGACATCCTGCGCGCCGTGGTGGCGGCAGCCGGCGTGCCGGTTACCCTGAAAACCCGCCTCGGCTACTGCGAAGGCAGCAAAAACATCCTCGCCATCGCCAAAACCGCCGAGCAGGCGGGCATCGCCGCCATCGCCGTGCACGGCCGCACCCGCGAGCAGATGTACAAAGGCAGCGCGTCTTACGACCTGATTGCAGAGGTAAAACAAAGCGTTGCCATCCCTGTGTGGGCAAACGGCGACATCACGAGTCCGCAGAAGGCCGCCGAGGTGCTGCGCCAAACTGGCGCGGACGGCGTGATGGTCGGCCGCGCCGCGCAGGGTCGGCCGTGGCTGTTCGCGCAAATCCGCCACTTTTTGCGCCACGGCACGCCGCCCGCGCCCCTGCCCTTCCAAACCGCCGCCGACACCATGCTGCGCCACCTCGAAGCGATGTACGCCTTCTACGGCGAAGCCGCCGGCGCGCGCATCGCCCGCAAACACATCGGCTGGTATGTCGCCCCGCTCGCAGGCGGCGAAGCCTTCCGCAAACATGCCAACACCCTCGATAGCGCGGCGGCGCAGTACGACGCGGCCGCCGCCTTCCTCGAAAACCTCGCCTGCGAAACGCCGTACTGGCCTAACGAAAATTAA
- the rnhB gene encoding ribonuclease HII has protein sequence METLLCAGVDEAGRGPLAGSVFAAAVILPEHYDLPGLADSKKLSEKKRDALAAQIKAQAVAWSVAEAGVDEIARLNILHAAMLAMRRAVENLAVPPQRILIDGNRIPDGLPAPAEAIVKGDAKIPAISAASILAKTARDAQMYALAARHPQYGFERHKGYGTPEHLAALRRHGALPEHRRGFAPVREILAQGRLFGEL, from the coding sequence ATGGAAACGCTTTTGTGCGCGGGCGTGGACGAAGCGGGGCGCGGCCCGCTGGCCGGCAGCGTGTTCGCCGCCGCCGTCATCCTGCCCGAGCATTACGATCTGCCCGGCCTGGCCGACTCGAAAAAACTCAGCGAGAAAAAACGCGACGCGCTGGCTGCGCAAATCAAAGCGCAGGCCGTGGCGTGGAGCGTGGCCGAAGCCGGCGTGGACGAAATCGCCCGCCTCAACATCCTGCACGCCGCCATGCTGGCCATGCGCCGCGCCGTCGAAAATCTGGCCGTGCCGCCGCAGCGCATCCTCATCGACGGCAACCGCATCCCCGACGGCCTGCCCGCCCCCGCCGAAGCCATCGTCAAAGGCGACGCCAAAATCCCCGCAATTTCCGCCGCCTCCATCCTGGCCAAAACCGCCCGCGACGCGCAAATGTACGCCCTGGCCGCGCGCCACCCGCAATACGGCTTCGAACGGCACAAAGGCTACGGCACGCCCGAACACCTCGCCGCCCTGCGCCGCCACGGCGCGCTGCCCGAACACCGGCGCGGCTTCGCCCCCGTGCGCGAAATACTGGCGCAGGGGCGGCTGTTCGGGGAGCTTTGA
- the rlmH gene encoding 23S rRNA (pseudouridine(1915)-N(3))-methyltransferase RlmH has protein sequence MNITVLAVGTKMPRWVDEAVGEYAKRFGRDIRYVLKEIKPEKRGAGVNAAQGMAAEEKRILEALPDDVFLIALDERGTSPTSQQLAQHLEQWQRDGRHVCFLIGGADGMTDALKRRANLLMRLSSLTLPHGMVRVLLTEQLYRAAAILSGHPYHRE, from the coding sequence GTGAACATCACCGTCCTCGCCGTCGGCACGAAAATGCCGCGCTGGGTGGACGAAGCGGTGGGCGAATACGCCAAACGCTTCGGCCGCGACATCCGCTACGTCCTCAAAGAAATCAAACCCGAAAAACGCGGCGCGGGCGTGAACGCGGCGCAGGGCATGGCCGCCGAAGAAAAACGCATCCTCGAAGCCCTGCCCGACGATGTCTTCCTCATCGCCTTAGACGAGCGCGGCACGTCGCCCACCTCGCAGCAGCTCGCGCAGCATCTGGAACAATGGCAGCGCGACGGCCGCCACGTCTGCTTCCTCATCGGCGGCGCGGACGGCATGACCGACGCGCTCAAACGCCGCGCCAATCTGCTGATGCGCCTGTCCAGCCTCACCCTGCCGCACGGCATGGTGCGCGTGCTGCTCACCGAACAGCTCTACCGCGCCGCCGCCATCCTCAGCGGCCACCCCTACCACCGCGAATAG